The region ACTCGTTTTCCTTTGATGCTCTTTGTCCTTTCTCTTCTTTGCTTGTGCGTCTCCTTATGTAGTCTTGTGCTTAGAATAAGAGACGACAAGATATGAGGGGCATAAGTGTgatttcctaaaatacaattCACATGTTATATTTAATCACAtcacttatactcttgaaaattgttatcattcattACATAATAGACGATATAattagcgtttgaacttaacaatatATACCTTCTCAAACACCAAGCCCTTTCAAAGAAACTACTAGAAcataacaaaattgaagaaaaacaaCCATAGCAGAATGAAGGATAAGGGATGAGCGTTGCGCAATGGTGATGTTGTCTGTGACGATAAGTGTGGCATCCGACAAAAATGCTCAGGTAGATGATAGTGAAGTCACGTAAAAGGGGATATGATAACAAGGGTAAAGAGTGTGAATGTAAATGAGTTTCTAATCATATCTTATCCCATTGATTTCTATCCCAAAATCCCCCTATAGGATATACAAGTTAACTAAACTGGTAGGATAAGATAATACCAAAAGATAAGCTATCATATCCTATGGTCCAACTAATACTTGATTAAAACAAGATATAAAGTATCATGTCATAGTTTATACTAGTATTGATCCCGCGTTATGCACGGATTGAGTAAGAATACTTTGTCGGCGTAcagacattttcatatttcctctctcgtttttattttttaaatacatatatcacatatttaagtttttttttcataatcatAGTTACATTCTAATTTCCTTTTTGTCcttctaatttgttatgctttgaatcaatataccaaaaccatataagtgggttggtgtagtggttcaacacttcatcctttaagcaagtggttgggggtttgaatcccaactcttgcgaatagaaaaaactccttggccagccccctaccgcttaatgcgctgaccgtggggcgagggattagtctcacggctgtcgGTTGTagggataccttggtcaagacaaaaaaaaataccaaaaccattttaatcttcaagatgtatatacgaaaacataaaCTATAAAATTTTCgagttaatttccaaatcaacCATTTAAAAccatttgatatcaatttttttatggcataattgatatcattttgaatattacattctttcttttttgttatttataaaATAACATAATCATTAAAATAAGACTTTATCAACATACATCTTAATAgaagaaaagtcacaattgacttctattatttattctaatgtcattaaaaactattaaatgtcaaattagtacagtagttatttttgaaaaatgttacaattgacttttgttaattattctaatgtcattaataactattaaatgtaATACTAatccattaattatttttaaaatatgaaattatttaatatttaaattactaaaaaaataaaaatatgacatcatctacctactaattatagtatgacaGCGAAAACTTATGAAGAAATGCATAGAATGAGGGGGTAACACTTGTCAGAATTGTCACTTTTTAGTTTCGgaaatagtatatagtataagATATCCTATCTTGACTACCAAACGAGttttagggcctgtttggtatgttgtatagtataaggcctggtAATATAAGAGTTGATAATATTAGTCATGATAATATTAGGCCTGACAATAATTTGATATACAATGCTTCATCATACACTGTATAACTTATTAtttcgtttaaattaatataatccTATGTTTTGTGAAATATTGAATGATGATCGATAGTATAAAAATGAAGATGTTAGTGGATGGTGGCGGTAGTGGCGGTGGCAACGATGGTGGTGTTGAAGTGTGATCGTGATGGTGGTAGTAGTGCCAATAGCGATGGTGGCAGCGGAAGTGGAGGCAGTGGtggatgacggtggtggtggtggtggaggtggcgtTAGTAATGGTAGTgggggcggtggtggtggcggatgtggacgtggtggtggtggtggatggtgttgGTGAAGAGTATTGTGGTTTCAATGTCGTAAGGTGATGATGGCAATATTGGTGGTGGTTGTTCGGGTGGTGGcgatagtggtggtggaggttcaggtagtggcggcggcggtggtgatcTTGGAAGTGACAGTGATGACGGTGGTTACGACGGTGGTGGCAATGCTGATAGCGATGGCGATGGTGGcaatggtgatgatggtggtggaggtaGCGTTAGTGAGAGCGGTAGTCATCGTGGGCGGACTCACTTGAAGGTTGAGTGTGGCTTTAGCCACaccagtttttttatttttttttgaaaaaaaatttagatgcttagtaaaaaaatacctaaaaaattaaaccaaaagatctcCTCTCTCTGTAGTCTGTTTTCGTGCCTCTCTCAGACTCACACACTCTCTCTGTTTCGCTGTCAAAACGTCCTATTCCGCTCTTTGATTACCTCAACTTAACCCGCAGATACAACTTCCTCGACGCCGAGTTCATCAGCCGAAACTCGCCGCATTTTGTCGAATCCATAATGTCTAAGATGCTGATGATGTTGGTCGAACATTGAAGAAGTTTCTCAGGTACAACCCTATCAATGAATTCGAACTCTTTTTAGAGAGTTTGGGGATTGGTTATTCTGAATTGCATTCGATTATCCCACCTGGGGTTATCTTTTTAACCGATATGATCATTTATTGCTTTAGAATTTTCATGCTTTGTGTAATTATGGGGTGTCGAGAATTGTTGAGTTTGGCAAAATTGAACTGATGAATGATGATGCTTTGTTGCTTGAATGCTTGATTCAAAAGGCCTTCTGCTATTTGGTGCAAAATTGAACTGAAGATGCTTTATTGACGTGAAAAAAAACGTGAGCTTGTTGGTGCTTTAATTGATGATTTGGCTGCGTTGGTGCCTGGTGGTGTGCAATGGCTTCAAATGCCATCAGCTATTTCTATTTTGCTTGTTGTTTGGTGTTCCATTTGTTTATcgtctcttttatttatttaccttTTCTTTGTTGAACTCTTATTGGCTTATTGTATTATGGGTTTGGTTTGTAAGCAAAACATAATTGTTGctttcttttgatttttgatGGTTTCATTGTCTCTTTTTAGGATGAAGAAATTTTTTCCTGTGCTTCCTAGAGACAAAGCTACTTCTTCGGTAAATCTAGAAGCATCAGAAACTCCAAGTCAGGGTATTAAAGTTGTTGATTATGAATTGTTGGAAACAGATCCAGGAATTAGGCCTCCAATTTCAAGCTATCATCCTGACATCCAAAATGAGGtaagaaaaacttatttaaaaatAGGTCTTCATCAACCTCCTCACAATTTTGTTTACCCTTGGACTAAAAAAGGTAATAAAAGACGTAGATTTTGCAAAAATTGGTTTAATTTGTATGATTGGATTGATTATAGTGAATCGAAGGACCTAGCATTTTTTTGCCATGTTTTTTGTTTAAGAATGTCTCTAAATACGGGGCAGATCACTTTGTGACAGAGGGGTTTGATGATTGGAAGAATGCTCAAAGATTGGCTAGTCATGCTACTTCTTCCAATACTCATGTTGATTATGTGCACAAGAGTTACAATCTCATGAACCCAAACCAAAGTATCAAGGCTGCATTTGTTAATCAAACTAAATAAATGAATTCCGAATATCGTGTTCGTGTAAACACATATCTTATAGCTACTAATTTTCTTTTAAGATGTGGTATGCCATTTAGAGGGAGCTACGAGCCCTTTAACTCTTTATTTAAGGGGCCATTTCTTGAGTTGGTGGACACTCTACAGGAAATTAACCCAAAGATAGCTAATGCAATAGATTGTGCTCCGAGAAATAACTTTATGATTGCAGCTAAGATTCAAAAGGATCTTGCTACTGCTTGTGCATGTGAAATAACATAACAAATTGTATGTGATATTGCGGATGATGTGTTTTGTGTTTTGATTGATGAATCTGGTGATGTTGCTGGTAAAGAACAAATGGATGTTGTTATTCGCTATGTTAATAATGAAGGTTTGGTAAAAGAAAGGTTTCTTGGGATTGTTAGTGTTAAAGAAACAAGTGTTAAGTCACTTAAGGAGGTACTTGAGAAGTTGTTGTTTGTTAATGGCTTGAGTTTATCTAGCATAAGGGGGCAAGGATATGATGGAGCTAGCAATATGCGAGGTAAGTTTGGTGGTTTGAGAACTTTAAttcaaaatgaaaattcatCCGGTTATTATGTGCATTGTTTTGCCCATCAACTTCAATTGGCACTTGTTGCATGTGCTAAGACTCACAAAGATGTTAGTGGTTTTTTCGAGAATGTCAGTATGCTTGTTACTTTCATACGGTCTTCTAACAAGAGACAAGAATTGCTTCGGGACAAACAAGTATCTCAATTTGCTAAATTGATTGAAAAGGGTGAGATAGAGACTGGTAGTGGATTAAATCAAGAATCGTCCATTGCTAGAGCGGGTGACACTCGTTGGGGTTCCCACTTTAGGAATCTCACTAGATTGATGACTTTATATGGTGCCATTATTTAGGTACTTGAAGAAGTCGGGAAAGA is a window of Lotus japonicus ecotype B-129 chromosome 5, LjGifu_v1.2 DNA encoding:
- the LOC130719222 gene encoding putative glycine-rich cell wall structural protein 1, whose protein sequence is MVAAEVEAVVDDGGGGGGGGVSNGDDGNIGGGCSGGGDSGGGGSGSGGGGGDLGSDSDDGGYDGGGNADSDGDGGNGDDGGGGSNFHALCNYGVSRIVEFGKIELMNDDALLLECLIQKAFCYLVQN